The segment TCACTACGGTTCTGCCGGTATCAGAATCAATCTGAAACTGCAGTTCGCGATCCAGGTTTTGTGTGTGGCTCTTTATTGCTTCAACTGCCTTTGCAATATCGTCCTGACGTGCCGGAGAAACGTTGGCTTGCGCAGGTGTTTCCTGTGCCGACTTGGCAGCCGCTTGCGTTTCTGTTTGGCGAGTTGAGGCAAGGGCATCAGCATGCTCTACTTCAGACGCTGTATTTGTAGCCTGCCCCCGGGTTTGAGGTGTATCAAACTGGGCCGGTAATCGCTTAATGTCTTGTATATCCATTACGATCACCTCTCTCATCTTGAAAGGAGTTGGGGCGGCGCGAGCCGCCCCTCACCTGTTAACTCAAAAGACTCAACACGTTTTGCGGAATTGCATTGGCTTGCGCCAACATCGCAACACCCGCTTGCTGCAAGATCTGGTTACGTGTCAACTCAGCTGTTTCGATAGCAAAGTCGGCATCGCGTATCCGTGATCGTGCGGCACTGAGGTTTTCTACATTGGTTTCGAGGTTACGTATCGTAGACTCAAAACGACTTTGTAGAGCACCAAAACGTGCACGCTGGCTACTGACTTGCGCCAGCGCAGCATCCACGACAGATAGCGCTAGATTACTGCCCGTTACCGTGCTGATATCTAGATCCGCTACCTTTTGCAAGGTAGAAGCTTCTGTCGAGTTGTTAAGTGCATGGCTGGTATTGGAATCCGTGATGGAGAATGATTTCTCTGCATCAAAGAAAACCTCACCACTACCAACCGCCGTCGACGCTGTACCATCATTACTCAATACGGTCGAAGACGCTTCCGCAGTTCCTTGCACACCAGCACCACCTGTTACGGTAACCGTACCGGAATTGGTGTAAGTCGTGTCGCTGACTACAACGTTTTCACCTTGATAATGCGTTAAGGTGATACCTGTGCCATCGTCTTTGACCTTGGCAACGACACCGGTCTTGGACTGGTAGTCGTTAAATGCTTGTACCGCGGCAGACAGAGACTCGGTCCCTGTAGCGGCGGAAAGGTCGAAGCTGATAGTCGAGGCGGTTGCATTGTCACCATTGACAGTCAACTGATAAGTACCGGAACTGGAGAAAGCCAGATCGATTTCCGTTACGGCAGTAGCTTTAACACCGGTAGACTCACTAACCAGATTAACTGATTCTGCGATGTCTGCAGCGTTATCAGTCGAGACGTAGGAAACGGCTTTGGTCCCTTCCGAACCGACGACAGTGAGTGTTCCAGCGGCGGTAAAACGATCCACACCTTGCGCTACATGGTTGTTCTGACCATAAATACGATAATCACCGTATTTATCAGTCTTGAAGTTTCCAGTGGTGGCGACAATGGTCTGATTGGCATTGGCACCGATTTGAAACAGTGCGGTACCGAAAGAGCCGTCAAGTATCTTCTGACCATTAAACTCTGTGGTCTTGGCGATACGGTTAAGTTCTGCTGTTAGCTGACCAACCTCCAGTTGCAGTGCCTTGCGGTCACCTGATGAGTTGGTTGCATTGATGGACTGGACTGCAAGCTCGCGAACACGCTGCAGGATGGTACTAGCCTCCTGCAGGGCGCCTTCTGCGACCTGAGCCAGAGAGATACCATCGTTTGCGTTTCGAGTAGCAACAGATAGACCGCGGACCTGGGCGGTAAACCGCTCAGATATCGCGAGACCAGCGGCATCGTCTCGAGCGCTGTTGATGCGCAATCCAGACGATAGCCTTTGCAATGACGTACTTAATGAGCCTTGAGAACGGTTTAGGTTCTTCTGCGCATTAAGTGCCATCACATTGGTATTAATTATTTGTGGCATGACGCTATCCTCAAATTATATTCATACCTCGAAAACTTCCTCCCTATAAATAGGAAGAATCCGAGCCCCGTAGGGTAAACTTCAGCGGATATACCTCTACTACCGGTATTCACCGCTCCCTGTCTTGGTTTTCGGCCTTTAACTGCAGCGATTGAGCGAAAAAAGGTAAAATATGACACGCGTCACACATTAATATTTCTCTTTAATACATATAGTTACACTTATTTTTTAATATCTATTATTAGTATTGGTCGTAGAGTTTTTCCAGGTTTTCGCGCCCGAACTAACACCGTTTTTTTCTTTTATTTCAATAGATTAAAGTTTCCAGGCATATTCTTGGGTATTGATGGTTTTTCTAGGGGGCAAATTCTTTCCTTGGGGTTTTTGTTGGATTTTTAAGTGCCGGAGTTGTCGCAAAGTGTACGGGTTAAGGTCTCCAGCTTGCCTTTCGCGCTGTGTCAGGTGTTCTGAGGGTGATGTCTCGCAAAACACGCTGTAAATACGTCCATGTACGCTCGACGGCCGCGTCCATGCGGCCGACGGTTTTGCGAGACATCACCCTCAGAACACCTTCCTTGCGCAGTCAAGCTGGAGACCTTAACCCGTACACTTCGCTCTTTACGTGCCGAGATTAATGCAGCTAATTGATTTGCTAGCTAACACAAATCGAGCACTGATAAATCTATTTCAGAAAGACGAAAAAAAGGCGGCCCTCAGGCCGCCTTGCAGTTTTGGAAACGCTATTTTTATCCTAGTAGACTCAATACGTTCTGAGGTATTGCATTGGCCTGGGCCAACATCGCGGTACCAGCTTGCTGTAGGATCTGGTTGCGCGTCAGCTCGGCGGTCTCGACTGCGAAGTCCGCGTCTCTGATACGAGAACGTGCAGCACTCAGGTTTTCTATGCTGGTTTCAAGGTTACGAATCGTAGATTCGAAACGACTTTGAAGAGCACCGAAACGTGCGCGCTGATTACTGACCTGTGCCAGTGCCGCGTCGACGATATACATCGCTGTGTTACTTCCTGTAACGGTACTGATGTCGAGATCAGCAACTTTCAACAATGAAGAAGCCTCTGTCGAGTTATTCAAGGCATGGCTGGTGTTGGAGTCTGTGATCGAGAATGACTTCTCAGCATCAAAGAAAATCTCACCGCTGCCAACTACGGAAGAGGCCGTACCTTCATTCGTCAATACCGATGTAGACGCCTCAGCAGTACCTTGAACACCTGCACCGCCGGTTAAGGTCACCGTACCTGAATTGGTA is part of the Gammaproteobacteria bacterium genome and harbors:
- a CDS encoding flagellar protein FlaG, with amino-acid sequence MDIQDIKRLPAQFDTPQTRGQATNTASEVEHADALASTRQTETQAAAKSAQETPAQANVSPARQDDIAKAVEAIKSHTQNLDRELQFQIDSDTGRTVVTIKDAATQKVLRQIPSEEMLEIAKRLQSAQGVIFDTKA
- a CDS encoding flagellin encodes the protein MPQIINTNVMALNAQKNLNRSQGSLSTSLQRLSSGLRINSARDDAAGLAISERFTAQVRGLSVATRNANDGISLAQVAEGALQEASTILQRVRELAVQSINATNSSGDRKALQLEVGQLTAELNRIAKTTEFNGQKILDGSFGTALFQIGANANQTIVATTGNFKTDKYGDYRIYGQNNHVAQGVDRFTAAGTLTVVGSEGTKAVSYVSTDNAADIAESVNLVSESTGVKATAVTEIDLAFSSSGTYQLTVNGDNATASTISFDLSAATGTESLSAAVQAFNDYQSKTGVVAKVKDDGTGITLTHYQGENVVVSDTTYTNSGTVTVTGGAGVQGTAEASSTVLSNDGTASTAVGSGEVFFDAEKSFSITDSNTSHALNNSTEASTLQKVADLDISTVTGSNLALSVVDAALAQVSSQRARFGALQSRFESTIRNLETNVENLSAARSRIRDADFAIETAELTRNQILQQAGVAMLAQANAIPQNVLSLLS